A window of Rhizobium acidisoli contains these coding sequences:
- a CDS encoding DEAD/DEAH box helicase — MTTFADLGLSQKVLSAVTDAGYTIPTPIQAGAIPFALERRDICGIAQTGTGKTASFVLPMLSLLEKGRARARMPRTLILEPTRELAAQVAENFEKYGKNHRLNVALLIGGVSFEDQDRKLERGADVLICTPGRLLDHFERGKLLMSGVEILVIDEADRMLDMGFIPDIERIAKMIPFTRQTLFFSATMPPEIQKLADRFLQNPERIEVAKPASAAKTVTQRFVASHSKDYEKRAVLRELVRAQTELKNAIIFCNRKKDVADLFRSLERHGFSVGALHGDMDQRSRTMTLQSFRDGNLQLLVASDVAARGLDIPDVSHVFNFDVPIHSEDYVHRIGRTGRAGRSGASFTLVTKRDSKFVDAIEKLIGEKVEWLSGDVNSLPPAEESADSERPRRNSRERGAKGERGERDRGRGRGNRSAPGHKSDNDIQDNDVQVIQAAPVKADIVKNERKAEQKPQNNARNSRPYPANDDSRDRRRHRDHDDGPTPVGFGDDIPAFMLIAGSAKV, encoded by the coding sequence TTGACGACATTCGCTGACCTTGGCTTGAGCCAAAAAGTGCTATCCGCTGTTACCGACGCGGGCTACACGATACCCACGCCTATTCAGGCGGGAGCCATTCCGTTTGCGCTCGAGCGTCGCGATATTTGCGGCATCGCGCAGACGGGCACCGGCAAGACGGCATCCTTCGTTCTGCCGATGCTGTCGCTTCTGGAAAAGGGCCGGGCCCGCGCCCGCATGCCCCGCACGCTGATTCTCGAGCCGACGCGCGAACTCGCCGCCCAGGTCGCCGAGAATTTTGAAAAATACGGTAAGAACCACCGTCTCAACGTCGCCCTTCTGATCGGCGGCGTTTCCTTTGAAGACCAGGATCGCAAGCTTGAGCGCGGCGCCGACGTGCTGATCTGCACGCCCGGCCGTCTGCTCGACCATTTCGAGCGCGGCAAGCTGTTGATGAGCGGCGTCGAGATTCTCGTCATCGACGAGGCCGACCGCATGCTTGACATGGGCTTCATCCCTGACATCGAGCGCATCGCCAAGATGATCCCGTTCACCCGCCAGACGCTGTTCTTCTCGGCCACCATGCCGCCGGAGATTCAGAAGCTCGCCGACCGCTTCCTGCAGAATCCGGAACGCATCGAAGTGGCAAAGCCGGCATCGGCCGCAAAGACGGTGACGCAGCGCTTCGTCGCTTCCCACAGCAAGGACTACGAGAAGCGCGCCGTTCTGCGTGAACTCGTCCGCGCCCAGACGGAACTCAAGAACGCCATCATCTTCTGCAACCGCAAGAAGGATGTTGCCGATCTCTTCCGATCGCTGGAACGCCACGGCTTCTCCGTCGGCGCGCTGCATGGCGACATGGACCAGCGCTCCCGCACGATGACGCTGCAGAGCTTCCGTGACGGCAATCTCCAGCTGCTGGTTGCCTCGGACGTCGCCGCCCGCGGCCTCGACATTCCCGATGTCAGCCACGTCTTCAATTTCGACGTGCCGATCCATTCCGAGGATTACGTCCACCGCATCGGCCGCACCGGCCGCGCTGGCCGCTCGGGTGCCTCCTTCACGCTCGTCACCAAGCGCGACAGCAAATTCGTCGATGCGATCGAAAAGCTGATCGGCGAGAAAGTGGAATGGCTGAGCGGCGATGTGAACTCCCTGCCGCCGGCAGAAGAAAGCGCCGACAGCGAACGCCCGCGGCGCAACAGCCGCGAGCGTGGCGCCAAGGGTGAACGCGGCGAGCGAGACCGTGGTCGCGGACGTGGCAATCGCAGCGCCCCAGGTCATAAATCTGATAACGACATACAGGATAATGACGTCCAAGTGATTCAGGCAGCACCAGTAAAGGCCGACATCGTGAAAAACGAGCGCAAAGCAGAGCAGAAGCCGCAAAACAATGCGCGCAACAGCCGGCCTTATCCGGCAAACGATGACAGCCGCGACCGCCGCCGCCATCGCGACCATGATGACGGCCCGACCCCGGTCGGCTTCGGCGACGATATCCCCGCCTTCATGCTGATCGCCGGCAGCGCCAAGGTCTGA
- a CDS encoding NUDIX domain-containing protein has protein sequence MSKPGLDFPGFGVGLVILRDAKILLYKRLRPPEAGYWNIVGGKVDHMEPAEQAARREAEEETGLKIGRIERIAVTEQIIDTDRQHWISLLYLARDVDGEPQLTEPEKLSDFGWFPLTDLPEPLSAFTKAAIAALPSAECSQRSALSDAS, from the coding sequence ATGAGTAAGCCCGGTCTCGATTTTCCGGGCTTCGGCGTTGGCCTGGTCATTCTGCGCGACGCCAAAATTCTTCTTTATAAACGCCTGCGCCCACCGGAAGCCGGCTACTGGAATATCGTCGGCGGCAAGGTCGATCATATGGAGCCGGCCGAGCAAGCCGCGCGCCGCGAGGCCGAGGAAGAAACCGGCCTCAAGATCGGCCGGATCGAGCGTATCGCCGTGACCGAACAGATCATCGATACCGACCGCCAGCACTGGATTTCGCTTCTCTATCTCGCCCGCGACGTCGATGGCGAGCCGCAACTGACCGAACCGGAGAAGCTTTCCGATTTCGGCTGGTTTCCGCTGACGGATTTGCCGGAGCCGCTTTCGGCCTTCACCAAGGCGGCGATAGCAGCCCTGCCCTCAGCCGAATGCAGTCAGCGATCGGCCCTCAGCGACGCCTCATAG
- a CDS encoding TfoX/Sxy family protein: MDNAGIEEMFQGLGPVTVKRMFGGKGIYHLGRIIALEVRDEMLLKADETSAPEFAAAGATQWTYEGKKGKPVKMPYWSIPDEAYDDPDLMAKWVRLAYEASLRADR, from the coding sequence ATGGACAATGCCGGCATCGAGGAAATGTTTCAGGGTCTCGGCCCGGTCACGGTCAAGCGCATGTTCGGCGGCAAGGGCATCTATCATCTCGGGCGCATCATCGCGCTCGAAGTGCGCGACGAGATGCTGCTGAAGGCCGATGAGACGAGCGCCCCGGAATTTGCCGCCGCCGGCGCGACGCAATGGACCTACGAGGGCAAGAAGGGCAAACCGGTGAAGATGCCCTACTGGTCGATCCCCGACGAGGCTTACGACGATCCAGATCTGATGGCAAAATGGGTGCGGCTTGCCTATGAGGCGTCGCTGAGGGCCGATCGCTGA
- a CDS encoding flavin reductase: MLNRQHIDPGLYRDAMSRYAGHVQLVTTAMGELRRGVTITAACSVSDNPASVLICLNNNNPKNEIFFRSGVFVLNTLGAHHQGVADAFSGRTALADSERFASARFETLVTGAPVLADALAAFDCRVTDIKEMPTHNVIFGEVAAVRFSEKHPALIYMNRDYHAL; this comes from the coding sequence GTGTTGAACAGGCAGCATATCGACCCCGGCCTTTATCGAGACGCCATGAGCCGTTATGCCGGCCATGTGCAGCTCGTGACGACGGCGATGGGCGAGTTGCGCCGCGGTGTCACCATCACCGCCGCTTGCTCGGTCTCTGACAATCCGGCCTCGGTGCTGATCTGCCTCAACAACAATAATCCGAAGAACGAAATCTTTTTCCGCAGCGGCGTCTTCGTGCTGAACACGCTCGGCGCTCATCATCAGGGCGTTGCCGACGCCTTTTCCGGACGGACGGCGCTTGCCGATAGCGAGCGTTTCGCCAGCGCCCGTTTCGAGACGCTGGTCACCGGCGCGCCTGTGCTCGCCGATGCGCTGGCTGCCTTCGATTGCCGGGTGACCGACATCAAGGAAATGCCGACGCACAATGTCATCTTCGGCGAGGTCGCGGCCGTGCGGTTCAGCGAAAAGCATCCGGCGCTCATCTATATGAACCGGGATTATCACGCGCTGTGA
- a CDS encoding ABC transporter substrate-binding protein, with amino-acid sequence MINLRGIAASLVLLGAAAQGHAAGVTIGVVAPQNGALALLGAQIAAGAGFEIQQSGNTLVAINETCEDNSGAAVADALVAAKVQVAVGFLCSETLEGALPKLKDAGIPAMTISARSRILMEDALKNGWPLFRLAPADGTEAAKINEVILKDWAADPIALIEDGTIHGRELTEAVRNALEQNGLKPVFTDTYRPGQEQQIALVRRLKRAGATRVFIGGDRNDVAVIARDAKAENIPLSILGGDAMRAADQPLPLDPGVRAVALPEYAVLPEGTAAAEALSAKGIEPEGYVLPSLAAALIAGQAAEAAAAAGKPLQETLLGTTFQTPVGAIAFTAGHELAQNPYRLLEWRGNGFFPPRAPTQ; translated from the coding sequence ATGATCAACCTGCGTGGCATAGCAGCTTCTCTGGTGCTGCTGGGAGCGGCGGCGCAAGGCCATGCGGCCGGCGTGACGATCGGCGTCGTCGCCCCTCAGAACGGCGCGCTCGCCTTGCTTGGCGCTCAGATTGCCGCCGGCGCCGGTTTCGAGATCCAGCAATCCGGAAACACCCTCGTCGCCATCAACGAGACCTGCGAGGACAATAGCGGCGCTGCGGTTGCGGATGCGCTGGTCGCTGCCAAGGTGCAGGTCGCGGTCGGCTTTCTCTGCAGCGAGACGCTGGAAGGCGCGCTGCCGAAGCTGAAAGACGCGGGCATTCCCGCCATGACCATCTCGGCGCGCTCCCGCATCCTGATGGAGGATGCGCTGAAGAACGGCTGGCCGCTCTTTCGTCTGGCGCCCGCCGACGGCACTGAGGCGGCAAAGATCAACGAAGTGATCCTGAAGGACTGGGCCGCCGATCCGATCGCCCTGATCGAAGACGGCACCATCCATGGCCGCGAACTGACCGAAGCGGTGCGCAACGCCCTGGAACAGAACGGCCTGAAGCCGGTCTTTACCGATACCTACCGGCCGGGACAGGAGCAGCAGATTGCCCTGGTCCGCCGTCTGAAGCGCGCCGGCGCCACCCGGGTCTTCATCGGCGGCGACCGCAACGATGTCGCCGTCATCGCCCGCGACGCCAAGGCGGAAAATATTCCGCTCTCCATTCTCGGCGGCGATGCCATGCGCGCCGCCGACCAGCCGCTGCCGCTTGACCCCGGCGTGCGCGCCGTCGCCCTGCCCGAATATGCCGTACTGCCGGAAGGCACGGCGGCAGCCGAGGCGCTCAGCGCCAAAGGCATCGAGCCGGAAGGTTATGTCCTGCCGTCGCTCGCCGCAGCGCTGATCGCCGGCCAGGCGGCGGAAGCTGCGGCCGCCGCCGGCAAGCCGCTGCAGGAGACGCTCCTCGGCACGACATTCCAGACGCCGGTCGGCGCCATCGCCTTCACTGCTGGGCACGAACTTGCCCAAAACCCCTACCGCCTGCTCGAATGGCGGGGCAATGGCTTTTTTCCACCTCGCGCGCCGACGCAATGA
- the rpe gene encoding ribulose-phosphate 3-epimerase, with product MTLPIRIAPSILAADFARLGEEVRNVTAAGADWIHLDVMDGHFVPNISFGPDVIKSLRSYTSATFDCHLMISPVDDYLEAFAKAGCDRITVHAEAGPHLHRSLQTIRNLGKKVGVTLNPATPLSAIENVLDDVDLILIMSVNPGFGGQKFIPAMAAKIAAAKSLIGDRPIELEVDGGVTVETVSAITRAGGNVLVAGSAIFKGATVEDYRRTIADLRQAAEGARS from the coding sequence ATGACGCTGCCCATTCGCATTGCCCCCTCGATCCTCGCGGCGGATTTCGCCAGGCTCGGCGAGGAGGTGCGCAACGTCACGGCCGCCGGCGCCGACTGGATCCATCTCGACGTGATGGACGGGCATTTCGTGCCGAACATCTCTTTCGGTCCCGATGTCATCAAGTCGCTGCGCTCCTATACTTCAGCCACCTTCGACTGCCATCTGATGATCTCGCCGGTCGACGACTATCTCGAAGCCTTCGCCAAGGCGGGCTGCGACCGCATCACTGTCCACGCCGAAGCCGGGCCGCATCTGCACCGCTCGCTGCAGACCATCCGCAATCTCGGCAAGAAGGTCGGTGTGACGCTCAATCCGGCAACGCCGCTGAGCGCCATCGAAAACGTGCTCGACGATGTCGATCTCATCCTGATCATGTCGGTCAATCCCGGCTTTGGCGGGCAGAAGTTCATTCCGGCCATGGCTGCCAAGATCGCCGCCGCCAAGTCGCTGATCGGTGACCGGCCGATCGAACTCGAGGTCGATGGCGGCGTCACGGTGGAAACAGTGTCGGCAATCACGCGCGCCGGCGGCAACGTCCTCGTCGCCGGTTCGGCGATTTTCAAGGGCGCGACAGTCGAGGATTATCGCCGGACCATCGCCGATCTGCGTCAGGCAGCCGAAGGGGCACGATCATGA
- a CDS encoding DUF2259 domain-containing protein has protein sequence MMKRLLIGGMLAAASPGLSLAGDIANIQPIGFSADGKVFGFQEFGIKEEGGAPYSNTYFIDTENGQYLEGTPFRTEMADKDANLSKARRQNLTAARSQMDKYDLLTNPGLIAAFNPPTELGSPAKTIRYTTLATDGPPKSPYTLSLGEMPVPTPKDCAAVDKRVLGFSLQMIEKQGAPNRQAARQATAIPAERACSVEYRIGGAVVYQPEAGNQVHIALVLAFDADRNGRWIAVPVHP, from the coding sequence ATGATGAAGCGTCTACTCATCGGCGGCATGCTTGCCGCCGCATCGCCCGGTCTGTCACTGGCCGGAGACATCGCCAATATCCAGCCGATCGGCTTTTCCGCCGACGGCAAGGTGTTCGGATTTCAGGAATTCGGCATCAAGGAGGAAGGCGGCGCTCCTTACTCCAACACCTATTTCATCGATACCGAAAACGGCCAGTATCTCGAAGGCACGCCCTTCCGCACTGAGATGGCCGACAAGGACGCCAATCTTTCCAAGGCGCGGCGGCAGAACCTGACGGCGGCTCGCAGCCAGATGGACAAATACGATCTGCTGACAAATCCGGGCCTGATCGCCGCCTTCAATCCGCCGACCGAACTCGGCTCTCCCGCAAAGACCATCCGTTACACCACGCTTGCGACCGATGGCCCGCCGAAATCGCCTTATACGCTGTCGCTCGGTGAGATGCCGGTGCCGACACCGAAAGATTGCGCAGCAGTCGACAAGCGGGTCCTCGGTTTCAGCCTGCAGATGATCGAGAAACAAGGCGCTCCGAACCGCCAGGCGGCGCGCCAGGCGACGGCGATTCCGGCCGAGCGCGCCTGTTCTGTGGAATACCGGATCGGCGGCGCGGTCGTCTATCAGCCGGAGGCCGGAAACCAGGTTCACATCGCCCTTGTCCTGGCCTTCGACGCCGACAGGAACGGACGCTGGATCGCCGTTCCGGTTCATCCCTGA
- the purB gene encoding adenylosuccinate lyase: MIPRYSRPEMVAIWSPETKFRIWFEIEAHACDALAELGVIPKSAAKTIWEKGGAATFDVARIDEIEAVTKHDVIAFLTHLAEIVGPDARFVHQGMTSSDVLDTCFNVQLVRATDILIADIDRLLAALKTRAFEHKDTVTIGRSHGIHAEPTTFGVKLALAYAEFERCRQRLVAAREEVATCAISGAVGTFANIDPRVEEHVAEALGLKAEPVSTQVIPRDRHAMYFATLGVVASSIERLATEIRHLQRTEVLEAEEYFSPGQKGSSAMPHKRNPVLTENLTGLARMVRSYALPAMENVALWHERDISHSSVERMIGPDATVTLDFALSRLAGVIEKLLVYPENMEKNLNKFRGLVHSQRVLLALTQAGTSREDAYRLVQRNAMKVWEQGKDFLEELLADAEVRAALSEEDIREKFDLGYHTKHVDTIFHRVFGKL; this comes from the coding sequence ATGATCCCGCGTTATTCCCGGCCCGAAATGGTCGCCATCTGGTCTCCCGAAACCAAGTTCCGCATCTGGTTCGAGATCGAGGCGCATGCCTGCGACGCGCTGGCCGAACTCGGCGTCATCCCGAAATCGGCGGCAAAGACCATCTGGGAAAAGGGCGGTGCGGCCACCTTCGACGTCGCTCGCATCGACGAGATCGAGGCGGTCACCAAGCATGACGTCATCGCCTTCCTGACCCACCTTGCCGAGATCGTCGGCCCGGATGCTCGTTTCGTCCACCAGGGCATGACCTCATCGGACGTGCTCGACACCTGCTTCAACGTCCAGCTGGTGCGCGCCACCGATATTCTCATCGCCGATATTGACCGCCTGCTGGCGGCGCTGAAAACCCGCGCCTTCGAACATAAGGACACTGTCACCATCGGCCGTTCGCATGGCATCCACGCCGAGCCCACCACCTTCGGCGTCAAGCTGGCGCTCGCCTATGCCGAATTCGAGCGCTGCCGCCAGCGCCTCGTCGCCGCCCGTGAGGAAGTCGCGACCTGCGCCATCTCGGGCGCCGTCGGCACCTTCGCCAACATCGACCCGCGCGTCGAGGAGCATGTCGCCGAGGCTCTCGGCCTGAAGGCCGAGCCGGTCTCGACCCAGGTCATCCCGCGCGACCGCCACGCCATGTATTTCGCCACACTCGGCGTCGTCGCCTCGTCGATCGAGCGCCTCGCAACCGAAATTCGCCACCTGCAGCGCACCGAGGTTCTGGAAGCGGAGGAATATTTCTCGCCCGGCCAGAAGGGCTCTTCGGCCATGCCCCACAAGCGCAACCCGGTGCTCACCGAAAACCTCACCGGCCTCGCCCGCATGGTCCGCTCCTACGCCTTGCCCGCCATGGAAAACGTCGCCCTCTGGCACGAGCGCGATATTTCCCACTCCTCCGTCGAACGCATGATCGGCCCCGACGCCACCGTCACCCTCGATTTCGCCCTCTCGCGTCTCGCCGGCGTCATCGAAAAGCTGCTGGTCTACCCTGAGAACATGGAGAAGAACCTCAACAAATTCCGCGGCCTCGTCCACTCCCAGCGCGTCCTCCTGGCGCTCACCCAAGCCGGCACTTCCCGCGAAGACGCCTACCGCCTGGTGCAGCGCAACGCCATGAAGGTCTGGGAGCAGGGTAAGGACTTTCTGGAAGAGCTGCTTGCGGATGCTGAGGTTCGGGCCGCGCTTTCCGAAGAGGATATTCGCGAGAAGTTCGATCTTGGGTATCACACCAAGCATGTCGATACGATTTTCCACCGAGTGTTTGGGAAGCTGTGA
- a CDS encoding low affinity iron permease family protein — MKHLFARFATKISEWAGKPVIFILALTAVIIWAALGPFFDYSETWQLVINTGTTIITFLMVFVLQNAQTRDTRAIQAKLNEMILTSHAENRFIGIENLDEEELKHLDQLVAKAAKGRGETEACRTTEAAEAVAPKKTETRKRAMAGKAPKQKQRPLVRR; from the coding sequence ATGAAGCATCTGTTCGCCCGCTTCGCAACCAAGATCTCGGAATGGGCGGGCAAGCCCGTCATCTTCATCCTGGCGCTGACCGCCGTCATTATCTGGGCGGCACTCGGCCCCTTCTTCGATTATTCGGAAACCTGGCAGCTGGTCATCAACACCGGCACGACCATCATCACCTTCCTGATGGTCTTCGTGTTGCAGAACGCCCAGACGCGCGACACCAGGGCGATCCAGGCCAAGCTCAACGAAATGATCCTGACGAGCCACGCCGAGAACCGCTTCATCGGCATCGAAAACCTCGACGAGGAGGAACTGAAACATCTCGACCAGCTGGTCGCCAAGGCTGCCAAGGGCAGGGGCGAAACCGAGGCTTGCAGGACGACGGAGGCCGCGGAAGCTGTTGCGCCGAAAAAGACGGAGACGCGCAAGCGCGCTATGGCTGGCAAAGCGCCGAAGCAAAAACAACGGCCGCTTGTGAGGAGATAG
- a CDS encoding DUF2189 domain-containing protein — translation MAAFHVMTGSSESFARPVVNRIGIADVFDALKRGYDDFMEKPSHYVFLCLMYPIAGVFLTLWTSGANLLPMVFPLMAGFVLIGPIAAIGLYEISRRREAGLDSSWTHALEVRHSPALPSIVAVGLMLCGIFVVWLVTAQTLYSNLLGEVFPRSMADFFRQVFGTPEGMQLIIWGNLIGFVFALVVLAISVITFPLLLDRDVGAVAAVVASIRATIANPVPVLLWGLIVAALLVIGTIPVFAGLALVIPIVGHATWHLYRKLIAREPA, via the coding sequence ATGGCGGCATTTCATGTCATGACGGGTTCTAGCGAAAGCTTCGCACGGCCCGTTGTCAATCGCATCGGTATCGCCGACGTCTTCGACGCGCTGAAGCGCGGTTACGACGATTTCATGGAGAAACCGTCCCACTACGTGTTCCTGTGCCTGATGTACCCGATTGCCGGCGTCTTCCTGACGTTATGGACGTCGGGCGCCAACCTTTTGCCGATGGTCTTTCCGCTGATGGCAGGTTTCGTGCTGATCGGCCCGATCGCCGCGATCGGCCTCTACGAGATCAGCCGCCGGCGCGAAGCCGGCCTCGATAGCTCCTGGACGCATGCGCTCGAGGTACGCCATTCGCCGGCGCTGCCGTCGATCGTCGCAGTCGGGCTGATGCTTTGCGGCATTTTCGTCGTCTGGCTGGTGACGGCGCAGACGCTCTACAGCAATCTGCTTGGCGAAGTGTTTCCGCGCAGCATGGCGGATTTCTTCCGCCAGGTCTTCGGCACGCCCGAAGGCATGCAGCTGATCATCTGGGGCAATCTGATCGGCTTCGTCTTCGCGCTCGTCGTGCTGGCGATCTCCGTGATCACCTTTCCGCTGTTGCTCGACCGCGATGTCGGAGCGGTGGCTGCCGTCGTCGCTTCGATCCGCGCGACGATCGCCAATCCGGTGCCGGTGCTGCTGTGGGGCCTGATCGTCGCTGCACTGCTCGTCATCGGCACGATCCCGGTCTTTGCCGGGCTTGCGCTTGTCATTCCCATCGTCGGCCATGCGACCTGGCATCTTTATCGCAAGCTGATTGCGCGGGAGCCCGCGTAA
- a CDS encoding RBBP9/YdeN family alpha/beta hydrolase — protein sequence MKASDADILIIPGYTNSGPSHWQSRWEAKLSTARRVEQNEWTKPVREDWIARIAEEVNASTRPVILVAHSLGVTSAIHAIPHFRKPVAGAFFVAPPDVANPDIRPKHLMTFGPYPRDPLPFPSITVASRNDPFGSYEHADDIASSWGSFLVDAGEAGHINADSGHGPWPEGTMVFAQFLSRLSA from the coding sequence ATGAAAGCCTCAGACGCAGATATCCTCATCATCCCCGGCTACACCAATTCCGGCCCGAGCCACTGGCAAAGCCGCTGGGAGGCAAAGCTCAGCACGGCGCGGCGCGTCGAACAGAATGAATGGACAAAGCCGGTCCGCGAGGACTGGATCGCCCGGATCGCCGAGGAAGTGAACGCCTCGACCCGCCCGGTCATCCTCGTCGCCCATTCGCTCGGCGTGACCTCGGCAATCCACGCCATCCCGCATTTCCGCAAGCCGGTGGCCGGCGCCTTCTTCGTCGCCCCGCCCGATGTTGCCAATCCCGATATTCGCCCGAAGCACCTGATGACCTTCGGCCCCTACCCGCGCGATCCGCTGCCCTTCCCGTCGATCACGGTGGCGAGCCGCAACGATCCGTTCGGCAGCTACGAACACGCCGACGATATCGCCAGCAGTTGGGGCTCCTTCCTCGTCGATGCCGGCGAGGCAGGACATATCAATGCCGATTCCGGTCACGGCCCCTGGCCCGAGGGCACCATGGTCTTCGCTCAGTTCCTCAGCCGGCTCTCCGCCTGA